A section of the Cydia splendana chromosome 1, ilCydSple1.2, whole genome shotgun sequence genome encodes:
- the LOC134791110 gene encoding 3-oxoacyl-[acyl-carrier-protein] reductase FabG-like, which yields MQLNKMEFENKVILVTGASSGIGKATALLFAERGARLALVGRDEAKLRSVAEECAKHQLQHLHITADISTDEGCERVAKQTLEHFGRLDVLVNCAGVAAITSLETADMASFDRVFGTVVRGAFNLTRLLAPALVAARGSIVNVSSIAATMVHVGSLPYGMAKAALDHFTRLIALELAPKGVRVNTVSPGITNTPLLQRLTGHTDEEHAAFLKNSEARIPMRQTCEPADVARVIAFLAGGDSRMVTGATVKVDGGLQLVGLGEMLKDQNEQMRK from the exons ATGCAACTAAACAAAATGGAATTCGAAAATAAAGTGATATTGGTGACTGGCGCGAGTTCCGGCATCGGCAAAGCGACAGCACTACTGTTTGCCGAGCGAGGCGCTCGGCTCGCGCTCGTGGGTCGGGACGAGGCGAAACTGCGCTCGGTCGCAGAAGAGTGTGCGAAACACCAGCTGCAACACCTGCACATCACAGCGGACATATCCACGGACGAGGGATGCGAGAGGGTCGCTAAGCAAACTTTAGAGCATTTTGGACG ACTGGACGTGTTGGTTAACTGCGCCGGCGTGGCAGCCATCACATCGTTGGAGACGGCGGATATGGCGTCGTTCGACCGCGTGTTCGGGACGGTGGTCCGGGGCGCCTTCAACCTGACGCGGCTGCTCGCGCCCGCGCTTGTAGCGGCGCGCGGTTCCATCGTCAACGTGTCGAGCATCGCCGCCACCATGGTGCACGTTGGCAGTCTGCCCTATGGGATGGCGAAG gcggCTCTCGACCACTTCACGCGTTTGATCGCCCTCGAGTTAGCCCCCAAAGGTGTGAGAGTGAACACCGTTAGTCCAGGAATCACA AACACACCTCTCCTTCAACGTTTGACCGGCCACACTGACGAGGAGCACGCGGCCTTCCTCAAGAACAGCGAGGCGAGAATCCCGATGCGACAAACATGCGAGCCGGCCGACGTGGCGCGTGTGATCGCGTTCCTGGCAGGCGGGGACAGCCGGATGGTCACCGGCGCCACCGTCAAGGTCGACGGCGGTCTGCAGCTCGTCGGCCTCGGAGAGATGCTTAAGGACCAGAACGAGCAGATGAGAAAGTGA